Proteins from a genomic interval of Vreelandella profundi:
- a CDS encoding heteromeric transposase endonuclease subunit TnsA translates to MPLPTSVRKIGPTRRSVSGYYAFRGEESIAFESTLERDFLIKADFDVSVLGVISQPCEIPFHHPVTGRRYTYTPDYLVYYRLGNRHYRDYPKPLLVEVKPREKWQAHWREWSPKWKAAIRHANNEGWAFRIHDESRIRDKTLDNITFLARYKRMVFPSVESQAVLNTVREMGVATLDYLLSRHFMGDIYRAEGIAHLWHLLATRQLDCDMAQSFSPLSEVWVPDHE, encoded by the coding sequence ATGCCACTGCCTACATCCGTTCGTAAAATCGGCCCTACCCGACGAAGTGTGTCTGGCTACTATGCCTTTCGCGGGGAGGAGTCTATTGCGTTCGAGTCGACGCTCGAACGTGATTTCCTCATCAAGGCTGACTTTGATGTGAGCGTCCTTGGTGTGATTTCCCAGCCGTGCGAGATCCCGTTTCATCATCCCGTGACCGGTAGGCGCTACACCTACACACCTGACTATTTGGTTTATTACCGTCTCGGTAACCGTCATTACAGGGATTACCCAAAACCTCTCCTGGTGGAGGTCAAACCACGGGAAAAGTGGCAAGCACATTGGCGTGAATGGTCGCCTAAATGGAAGGCGGCGATACGGCATGCCAACAATGAGGGCTGGGCGTTTCGCATTCATGATGAAAGCCGCATTCGTGATAAGACCTTGGACAACATTACCTTCCTAGCGCGCTACAAGCGGATGGTGTTTCCCTCTGTCGAAAGCCAGGCAGTCCTCAACACGGTGAGGGAAATGGGGGTGGCGACCTTGGATTACCTGCTTTCTCGGCACTTTATGGGCGATATTTACCGGGCAGAGGGGATTGCGCATTTATGGCATCTACTGGCGACTCGGCAGTTAGATTGCGATATGGCCCAATCCTTCAGTCCTCTATCGGAGGTATGGGTACCCGATCATGAATAA
- a CDS encoding alpha/beta hydrolase → MHDFQHLEGLFRHAAGETALSRLLPGEMLADAMQDYFHHYGLAALLPDAIEVYAGFIDTGRFTLWCQVWSPPQPIGTAFVVHGYFDHMGLYRHLLKRLLAKGWRVVLWDLPGHGLSSGARAEIDDFEDYQHCLTYVETILKTQGMAPAPWLGVGQSTGGAILATDALTRRDAAGWAGLVLLAPLVRPWGWSQASWVHLIASPFLKELPRKYRPNSTDEQFTAFLRDGDPLQPERLSVAWVSAMRRWMPRLLALEPLALPTLILQGEQDLTVDWEWNLAILAEKFPNNEIHRHPDARHHLVNEADAIREELFEALDGFLDRLNDSQQQAMPAATPPLAFDPAAGSQ, encoded by the coding sequence ATGCATGATTTCCAACACCTGGAAGGCTTGTTTCGCCATGCTGCGGGCGAGACAGCCCTTAGCCGCCTGCTGCCAGGGGAAATGCTGGCAGATGCGATGCAGGACTACTTTCACCATTACGGCCTAGCGGCGCTGCTACCCGATGCCATCGAAGTGTACGCAGGCTTTATCGATACGGGCCGCTTTACGCTGTGGTGCCAAGTATGGAGTCCTCCCCAGCCGATAGGCACCGCGTTTGTGGTTCACGGCTATTTCGATCATATGGGGCTGTATCGCCATTTGCTTAAACGCCTGCTCGCTAAAGGCTGGCGGGTGGTGCTGTGGGATCTACCGGGCCACGGACTTTCCAGCGGCGCGCGGGCGGAAATAGATGATTTTGAGGATTATCAACACTGCTTGACCTACGTGGAGACAATTTTAAAAACCCAAGGCATGGCGCCTGCGCCCTGGCTAGGTGTGGGGCAAAGCACGGGCGGGGCGATTCTGGCGACCGATGCGCTCACTCGCCGAGACGCGGCAGGCTGGGCAGGCTTGGTACTGCTGGCGCCGCTGGTGCGGCCTTGGGGCTGGAGCCAAGCGAGCTGGGTGCATTTAATCGCGAGTCCGTTTTTAAAGGAGCTGCCGCGTAAATACCGTCCCAACTCTACGGATGAGCAGTTCACCGCGTTTCTGCGCGATGGCGACCCGCTGCAGCCAGAGCGCTTAAGCGTTGCCTGGGTCAGCGCGATGCGTCGTTGGATGCCTCGCTTGCTGGCGCTAGAGCCGCTGGCGCTGCCCACCCTTATTCTTCAGGGCGAGCAAGACTTAACGGTCGATTGGGAATGGAATTTAGCCATTTTGGCGGAGAAGTTTCCCAACAACGAGATTCATCGCCACCCAGACGCTCGCCATCACCTGGTGAATGAGGCCGATGCCATCCGTGAAGAATTGTTTGAAGCATTGGATGGTTTTTTAGATCGGCTAAACGATAGCCAGCAGCAAGCCATGCCTGCGGCTACGCCCCCCTTAGCATTCGATCCAGCTGCCGGTAGCCAATAG